GCACTAGAGGCTCCTCATTCAGCTCACTTTGGTGCAGGAACTGGACAGATTTGGCTTGATAATGTGGCCTGTTCAGGTACTGAAAGTTCCTTAACTGAATGTAAACACAGTGGATTTGGATCACACAGCTGTGGACATGGTCAGGATGCTGGTGTAATCTGTTCAGGTAATAAAACTGCTAGATATTGACAACATCATAAGTCAttctgttcttgtgtgtgttatataaaatcatttttatgtaaTGTAAAGAACAtatcaaaatatttttatgcCCTATGTTTAATAGATCTGATCAGATTGGCTGGCTCTGGATCGACTCGATGCTCTGGCAGAGTAGAAATTTATCACAAAAATATCTGGGGAACAGTCTCTGATTATAACTGGGACCTAAACGATGCTGATGTGGTTTGCAGACAGATAAACTGTGGATCGGCACTAGATGCTCTTCAACTTGCTTACTTTGGTGAAGGAACTGGACAGATTTGGCTCAGTGATGTGACCTGTTCAGGAAATGAAAGTTCTTTAACTGAATGTGAACACTCTGGATGGGGAAACTACTACTATGGACATTACTACGATGTTGGTGTAATCTGTTCAGGTGACAAAATGAGAACACTTTTAGATATGTAACAATTTGCTTCATAGTTTGTTCAGTgtcatacattaaaaaaaaaaaaaaaacaaggcacGTGTAAGGCACATATATTAAAACGATGGTTTCTTTTGTGACTTATGCTCAAAAGGTCCAATCAGATTAGCTGGATCAACTCAATGCTCTGGCAGAGTAGAAATTTTTCACAATAACATCTGGGGAACAGTCTGTGATAATGGCTGGGACTTAAATGATGCTGAAGTTGTCTGCAGAGAGTTAAACTGTGGGACAGCACTAGAGGCTCCTCGATCAGCTCACTTTGGTGCAGGAACTGGACAGATTTGGCTTGATAATGTGGCCTGTTCAGGAAAAGAAAGTTCTCTAACTGAGTGTCAACACAGTGGATTTGGAGCAAATACCTGTAAACACGGTCAGGATGCTGGTGTCATTTGTTCAGGTGAGATACATTTGGATTATCTACTCAATGTCAAATAATGCCATGTAAATGTAACTTTTCTGTTTTAGAGCTTTTTCATCCATTCATTGGTTTGTTTTAGATTGCATTCATTGTGAGGAGTCAAATTAAGCTGCACAGTAACCATACTCTGTATTTCGGTAATGAAGTGTTCCATCATTCTCTGTAAATGCAGTTGCGATTCAGAGAAACATAGATTAATTTAGgagcttaaaaaaattaaagaaacaattttaaccactttaaacattttttttattttcaaatgcacattggagagagagagacaatgCAGGTCTCTATCACATTTCAACTATCTCTCCACTACATTATATATTCCATATGTCCAGGGAATGTGTTGTGTACTTTGTGTGGTACCGTGTGGTGACAGTGTGTACCTGTTTACTATTGTGGTGTGGAGCATGTTTTGGCACCCTCCCAGAATTTCTGTTAGCCctgataaaaatgtttctttgtttttttttaaacagaaaaactgcAGTGAGTTTAATGCTGGCTGCAGTCTTGTGGGTTTATGCTGCCAGTGGTTCCTTGCTGTGGCTCCCTGCTCAGTTTCTGCTAACCCTTGCGTTGCCATTTTCACTCATTGGCTTCCCAGTTGTACACAAAGCATCCTGTTCAAACAATTCCAGGAGCTCACTATTGCAGACTGTGATCCCTCTGGCGTATTGTCCACTGGTTGCAGGTTTACTCGCTCAGTTGGACCTCGCTGTGATCTGACACTGTCAGGCCAGCGAGCAAGAGTTCTCCAGCTGCTATGGCTGTCTGGTCTGTTCTCGTGGTTGTGAGTTCACACTCAGCTCCTTCTCTGAGCTTGCTCACCTCAAAGCTGGAGAGATAGTCTCTCACTCAGAGAACCAAGGTTACAAAGTAACCATACATCTGCTTTCACATCGAGGCTCTCTCTTCACTCAGTTATGTACAGTATAACACTTTTAGACACCCCTAGAGTCGATGGCACGATACCCTAGGCAACAGATCAGGATTCTGCAAAATGTGAAGGCCAAGCCTGAGAAGGAGATGGAAAAGATAGATAAGAGATAAacttttattagtcccacacatgGGAAATTAGTTGTGTTACACCAGAAaatggacagtgcaaagttgcagcagtaaaaatgaggaaaaaccataaactataataagataaaaagaataacttaatatatatatatctcatgGTCCTAGGTTGGTGACCCAGTTTTTTGAGTATTGTACTTTTATTTCCTCATGTTTTGActaaaagtgttttgctttctgttttgtatttctagCTCTAGTCCTTTGTTCTTTGTTCCCAGGTTTTGTTTCCATGTTCCCCTTGCTCAGTGTCAAGTCCATGCCTCTGTGCCTGttgtgtgcttcctgttttactttggaagtctgtgtcttatgtcagtgtttctggttttgcttcccttgtctcattAAGTCTGAtttttcccagctgtgtttccctcctgtctcccattccctgatttCTATAGTGTTTATTTAAGCCCCGTGTTTTCCTTGCACTGTGTCGTGTCATACCCTCACCGTGCTGTGTTTTGCCTCCGTGTTTCTGGTAATATTCTAGCTTGCTGTTTCTCGGTTTGTTTTCTAGTTTCTCAGTTTTTTAGTTGGAGATTcatgtttttagtttagttcCCTGGTATTTCATGTTTGTATGttctccagcaataaagctgccgcCTTTAGTTAATCACTCAATTTCTGAGTCCTACATTTGGGCCCTACCTCCT
This sequence is a window from Pelmatolapia mariae isolate MD_Pm_ZW unplaced genomic scaffold, Pm_UMD_F_2 NODE_ptg000770l+_length_26731_cov_1, whole genome shotgun sequence. Protein-coding genes within it:
- the LOC134623592 gene encoding LOW QUALITY PROTEIN: putative DMBT1-like protein (The sequence of the model RefSeq protein was modified relative to this genomic sequence to represent the inferred CDS: substituted 2 bases at 2 genomic stop codons); this translates as MALQQLVCWFSVMIVLFFKDLIRLAGSGSTRCSGRVEIYHKNIWGTVSDYNWDLNDADVVCRQINCGSALDALQLAYFGEGTGQIWLSDVTCSGNESSLTECEHSGWGNYYYGHYYDVGVICSGDKMRTLLDMXQFASXFVQCHTLKKKKKQGPIRLAGSTQCSGRVEIFHNNIWGTVCDNGWDLNDAEVVCRELNCGTALEAPRSAHFGAGTGQIWLDNVACSGKESSLTECQHSGFGANTCKHGQDAGVICSAVGRKDLRSLSVPHRGCSSLPLKELLSAVKVSCMG